A region from the Pogoniulus pusillus isolate bPogPus1 chromosome 43, bPogPus1.pri, whole genome shotgun sequence genome encodes:
- the SETDB1 gene encoding LOW QUALITY PROTEIN: histone-lysine N-methyltransferase SETDB1 (The sequence of the model RefSeq protein was modified relative to this genomic sequence to represent the inferred CDS: deleted 1 base in 1 codon) — protein MPPCPLSLLSPRAIDKCELLVKDLYSKLGLQYRESSSEDEDSAARAMEVIEIPDEDEDDDVLSMDSGWKQTPSDPRVAKDHNLLREAMAAMRKSAQDVQKFMDAVSRKVNGQEALKASQGPQEAPGPVQPLGSAALGSDLSNDGDLNLGMRILGKKRTKTWHKGTLIAIQTVGAGKKYKVKFDNKGKSLLSGNHIAYDYHPLPERHQVGSRVVAKYKDRNQVWLYAGIVAETPNVKNKDRFLIFFDDGYASYVKEWELYPVCRPLQKAWEDIEDVSCRDFIEEYITAYPNRPMVLLKAGQLIKTEWEGTWWKSRVEEVDGSLVKILFLDDKRCEWIYRGSTRLEPMFSMKTSTASSQEKKQSGQTRTRPNVGAVRSKGPVVQYTQDLTGTATATATQYKPLEQLQVPQAAQDTSAQPAEMECSESQLAQARKQVAKKSTSFRPGAPGQASPSPPVPTDSQPLPRPSLAQHHRLLPTPHSIPLLPTPPQTFQGMLDRVPSEPSYRAPLEKLFYLPHVCSCSCLARVRPLRAQQYRSRNPLLVPLLYDFRRMTARRRLNRKLSFHVLYKTPCGLCLRTMPEIERYLFETDCDFLFLEMFCLDPYVLVDRKFQPYKPFYYIADITKGKEDVPLSCVNEIDSTPPPQVAYSKERIPGKGVYINTSWEFLVGCDCRDGCRDKSKCACHQLTVQASGCTPGGQINPNSGYQHKRLEECLPTGVYECNKRCKCNVNMCTNRLVQHGLQVRLQLFKTQNKGWGIRCLDDIAKGSFVCIYAGKILTDDFADKEGLEMGDEYFANLDHIESVENFKEGYESDAKCSSDSSGVDLKDDEEENTGTEEQEESNEDSSDDNFGKDEDFGAGSVWRSYATRRQTRGQRDHGPSETASKDSGPQRQLSHEEGPAAAPCKLPGTEETPKNKVASWLSSSGMAEGFQEQDSASSCKLSEEGGGGGGGGGGGGGGGGGGGGGGGGGEVKAAKTEPQGEREKSSAPALPEPKEELKGVRKEEPEEPGKIPGLTELGRMYGYNPSPPKLEGVQRPLSKTALLQSRRHSLPVPASTEDILTLSSSTESEGENGQGAAGQPQGTANDSDDIQTISSGSEEEEEKKNPAAGSGPPKRQVAVKSTRGFALKSTHGIAIKSSSLAGGEKGEGAAAHRTTRQFYDGEESCYIIDAKLEGNLGRYLNHSCSPNLFVQNVFVDTHDLRFPWVAFFASKRIRAGTELTWDYNYEVGSVEGKELLCCCGAIECRGRLL, from the exons ATGCCCCCTTGCCCCC TGTCCCTTCTGTCCCCCAGGGCCATTGACAAGTGTGAgctgctggtgaaggatctTTACTCCAAGCTGGGGCTGCAGTACCGAGAGAGCAGCTCCGAGGACGAGGACTCAGCTGCCAGGGCCATGGAGGTGATCGAGATCCCGGACGAGGATGAGGATGATGATGTCCTGAGCATGGACTCTGgctggaagcaga CCCCCAGCGACCCCAGAGTGGCCAAGGATCACAACCTG ctccgtGAGGCCATGGCTGCCATGAGGAAGTCTGCCCAGGATGTGCAGAAGTTCATGGATGCTGTCAGCAGGAAGGTGAATGGCCAAGAGGCACTCAAAG CTTCCCAAGGCCCTCAGGAAGCTCCAGGCCCTGTccagcccctgggctctgcagcacttgGGAGTGACCTGAGCAACGATGGAGACCTGAACCTTGGCATGAGGATCCTGGGCAAGAAGAGAACCAAAACGTGGCACAAAGGGACCCTCATTGCCATCCAAACCGTGG gggctggcaagaAATACAAAGTGAAGTTTGACAACAAAGGgaagagtttgctctctggcaaCCACATTGCCTACGACTACCACCCCCTGCCTGAGAGGcaccaggtgggcagcagggtggtggCCAAGTACAAGGACAGGAACCAGGTCTGGCTCTATGCTGGCATCGTGGCTGAGACCCCCAATGTCAAGAACAAAGACAG GTTCCTGATCTTCTTCGACGATGGCTACGCCTCCTACGTGAAGGAGTGGGAGCTGTACCCTGTCTGCAGGCCAC tGCAGAAGGCCTGGGAGGACATCGAGGACGTCTCCTGCCGTGACTTCATCGAGGAGTACATCACAGCCTACCCCAACAGGCCCATGGTGCTGCTCAAGGCAGGGCAGCTGATCAAAACCGAGTGGGAGGGCACCTGGTGGAAGTCCAGAGTGGAGGAAGTGGATGGCAGCCTGGTCAAGATCCTCTTCCTG GACGACAAGCGCTGCGAGTGGATCTACCGCGGCTCCACGCGCCTGGAGCCCATGTTCAGCATGAAGacctccacagcctccagccaggagaagaAGCAGAGTGGACAGACCAGGACCCGACCCAACGTGG GTGCTGTCAGGAGCAAGGGGCCTGTGGTGCAGTACACCCAGGACCTGactggcactgccactgccactgccacccaGTACAAGCccttggagcagctgcaggtgccccaggctgcccaggacacctctgcccagcctgccgaGATGGA gtgctctgaGAGTCAGCTGGCCCAGGCCAGGaagcaggtggccaagaagagcaCTTCCTTCCGCCCCGGTGCCCCCGGCCAGGCCTCGCCGTCCCCGCCCGTGCCCACCgacagccagcccctgccaaggcccagcctggcacagcaccacCG cctcctccccacccctcactccatccctctcctccccactccTCCTCAAACCTTCCAGGGGATGCTCGACCGAGTCCCTTCGGAACCATCCTACCGAGCCCCGCTGGAGAAGCTTTTCTACCTGCCGCacgtctgcagctgcagctgcctggctcGGGTGCGGCCGCTGCGGGCGCAGCAGTACCGCAGCAGGAACCCTCTGCTGGTGCCGCTGCTCTACGACTTTCGCCGCATGACCGCACGGCGCCGCCTGAACCGCAAGCTCAGCTTCCATGTGCTCTACAAGACCCCCTGCGGGCTCTGCCTCCGCACCATGCCCGAGATCGAGCGCTACCTCTTCGAGACCGACTGCGACTTCCTCTTCCTCGAGATGTTCTGCCTCGACCCTTACGTCCTGGTGGATCGCAAGTTCCAGCCCTACAAACCCTTCTACTACATCGCAGACATCACCAAAGGCAAGGAGGATGTGCCCCTGTCCTGCGTCAACGAGATCGACAgcacc cccccgccccaggtGGCCTACAGCAAGGAGAGGATCCCCGGCAAGGGAGTCTACATCAACACCAGCTGGGAGTTCCTGGTGGGCTGCGACTGcagggatggctgcagggacaa atcCAAGTGTGCCTGTCACCAGCTGACAGTGCAGGCCAGTGGCTGCACCCCGGGGGGGCAAATCAACCCCAACTCAGGCTACCAGCACAAGAGGCTGGAGGAGTGTCTGCCAACAGG GGTGTACGAATGCAACAAGCGCTGCAAGTGCAACGTCAACATGTGCACCAACCGCCTGGTGCAGCACGGCCTGCAGGTGCGGCTGCAGCTCTTCAAGACGCAGAACAAGGGCTGGGGCATTCGCTGCCTCGACGACATCGCCAAAGGCTCCTTCGTCTGCATCTACGCGG GGAAGATCCTGACGGACGACTTCGCGGACAAGGAGGGGCTGGAGATGGGCGATGAATACTTCGCCAACCTGGACCACATCGAGAGCGTGGAGAACTTCAAGGAGGGCTACGAGAGCGACGCCAAATGCTCCTCCGACAGCAGCGGCGTGGACCTGAAGGACGACGAGGAGGAGAACACAGGCacggaggagcaggaggaatcCAACGAGGACAGCTCCGACGACAACTTCGGCAAGGACGAGGACTTCGGCGCCGGTTCGGTGTGGCGCAGCTACGCCACCAGGCGCCAGACCCGCGGCCAGCGCGACCATGGCCCCTCCGAGACAGCCTCCAAGGACTCCGGCCCCCAGCGCCAGCTCAGCCACGAGGAGGGGCCAGCTGCGGCCCCCTGCAAGCTGCCAGGCACCGAGGAGACCCCCAAGAATAAAGTGGCCTCTTGGTTGAGCTCCAGCGGCATGGCTGAGGGCTTCCAGGAGCAGgattctgcctcctcctgcaagCTGAgcgaggagggaggaggaggaggaggaggaggaggaggaggaggaggaggaggaggaggaggagggggaggaggaggaggaggagaggtcaAAGCTGCCAAGACGGAGCcgcagggggagagggagaagagttCTGCCCCTGCTTTGCCCGAGCCAaaggaggagctgaagggggtgaggaaggag GAACCTGAGGAGCCAGGCAAAATTCCTGG GCTGACCGAGCTGGGCAGGATGTATGGCTACAACCCCAGCCCCCCCAAGCTGGAGGGGGTGCAGAGGCCACTGAGCaagacagcactgctgcagagcaggaggcactCCCTGCCCGTGCCAGCCTCCACCGAG GACATCCTGACCctgtccagcagcacagagagcgaAGGGGAGAAcgggcagggggcagcagggcagccccagggcactGCCAACGACAGCGACGACATCCAGACCATCTCCTCTggctctgaggaggaggaggagaagaagaaccctgcagctggctcag ggcCCCCCAAGAGGCAGGTGGCAGTGAAGTCCACTCGTGGCTTTGCCCTTAAGTCCACCCACGGCATCGCCATCAagtccagcagcctggcagggggcGAGAAGGGCGAGGGGGCAGCGGCACACAGGACCACCAGGCAGTTCTACGACGGGGAGGAGTCCTGCTACATCATCGATGCCAAGCTGGAGGGCAACCTGGGCAGATACCTCAAC